The following proteins are encoded in a genomic region of Hirundo rustica isolate bHirRus1 chromosome 3, bHirRus1.pri.v3, whole genome shotgun sequence:
- the FAM110C gene encoding protein FAM110C: MPAELSRAVGMHAISDLHSSLPLRLLNKGPEYLRRQLEAGKPGRKSAVERLAADKAKYVKSQQVISTRQDPVIALSSASESSSETCSVESKAASREPGRATGAKPLELGKAVNSCRAPLRHGPPTARRSTKRQMRPDSLVIYRQKCELGRGQSQDGSRGNLVRRIFHGSVKEKQLVSPELPRVMEDVAAAESNEPLSAKDDDHEPSDHGAVQAVPVSTEGAGVCTEEHARPPKLSTPPEEVKEVKRRGLHRSQSDISSRYSKSFAEFETFFKYCGLEQEVIEDLGRENFSVVSDNVSFKIRSISVATSESEFTRHSGDEGLLEDELTEQVPSSTSVIERNARIIKWLYTCKKAKETNKVIQELA; encoded by the coding sequence ATGCCAGCTGAACTCTCCCGGGCCGTGGGAATGCACGCCATCTCCGACCtccactcctccctccccctgcgGCTCCTCAACAAGGGGCCCGAGTACCTCCGCAGGCAGCTGGAGGCCGGCAAGCCGGGCAGGAAAAGTGCCGTGGAGAGACTGGCCGCCGATAAGGCCAAGTACGTAAAGAGCCAGCAGGTCATCAGCACCAGGCAGGATCCCGTCATCGCGCTCAGCTCAGCCTCGGAGAGCAGCAGCGAGACCTGTTCCGTGGAGAGCAAAGCAGCGAGCAGGGAGCCGGGCAGAGCGACGGGCGCGaagcccctggagctgggcaaGGCGGTGAACTCCTGCCGAGCCCCCCTGCGGCACGGCCCCCCCACCGCCAGGCGCAGCACCAAGAGGCAGATGCGGCCGGATTCCCTGGTGATCTACCGCCAGAAATGTGAGCTTGGGAGAGGTCAAAGCCAGGACGGCTCACGGGGCAACCTGGTGAGGAGAATCTTCCATGGGTCCGTAAAGGAGAAGCAGTTGGTTTCCCCTGAGTTGCCCAGAGTCATGGAGGACGTCGCAGCCGCCGAGAGCAATGAGCCTCTCTCAGCAAAAGATGATGACCATGAGCCAAGCGACCATGGAGCGGTGCAGGCTGTCCCTGTGAGCACTGAGGGGGCAGGGGTGTGTACAGAGGAGCATGCGAGACCCCCAAAACTGAGTACACCTCCTGAAGAGGTCAAGGAGGTGAAGAGGAGAGGTCTCCATCGCTCCCAGTCAGACATTAGCTCTCGCTATTCCAAGTCCTTTGCTGagtttgaaacatttttcaagtactgtggcctggagcaggaggtCATTGAGGATCTTGGGAGAGAGAACTTCTCCGTGGTGTCCGACAATGTCTCCTTCAAGATCCGCAGCATCAGTGTGGCGACGTCGGAGAGTGAGTTCACGAGGCACAGCGGGGatgaggggctgctggaggacGAACTCACAGAGCAGgtccccagcagcacctctgtgaTTGAGCGCAACGCTCGGATAATCAAATGGTTGTACACGTGTAAGAAAGCCAAGGAGACCAACAAGGTGATCCAGGAACTGGCGTGA